DNA sequence from the Actinomycetota bacterium genome:
TGGTGGTCCTCGCGCTGATGTGCGCTGGGTGCGCTGGCGAAGGGCGGGAGTCGTCGGCGGACGCGGACGGCGAGCTGATCGTGGCCGCGAGGGCGGGCGACGTCGATCGCGTGCGGTCGCTGCTGGGACGGGACGCTGCTGTCGACGCCCGCGACGCCAGCGGCGCGACCGCGCTCGTCGCCGCCGCCTACAGCAATCATGTCCACGTCGCCCGCAGCCTGATCGAGGCCGGGGCGGACGTGAACGTCAAGGACGAGCGCCAGCAGAGCGCCTACCTCATCGCCACCAGCGAGGTCGGGGACGACCCGCGCTTGCTCGAACTGACGCTCGCGAA
Encoded proteins:
- a CDS encoding ankyrin repeat domain-containing protein produces the protein MVLALMCAGCAGEGRESSADADGELIVAARAGDVDRVRSLLGRDAAVDARDASGATALVAAAYSNHVHVARSLIEAGADVNVKDERQQSAYLIATSEVGDDPRLLELTLANGADVDAKDSYNGTGLIRAADRGHVRIVERLLDTEVEIDHVNRLGWTALLEAIILGGGDRGHTEVVRLLVEAEAEVNLADGEGVTPLAHARRRGYDEIAAILQRSGGRA